From Bacteroidales bacterium WCE2004, a single genomic window includes:
- a CDS encoding putative MFS transporter, AGZA family, xanthine/uracil permease codes for MANFLNKAFGFEAGKHSVRTEIIAGITTFLTMAYILAVNPNIFSALDGMPGGAVFTSTALAAIIGTLVMAIYAKKPFALAPGMGLNAFFVYTVCLTMGYSWQFALTAVLLEGILFIILTLTKVRTWLLNAIPGTLKKAIGAGIGLFIAFIGLQNSGIIVNSDATLVTLGDITHGTALVAIIGLMITAGLVMLKVKGGILIGIIVTTLIGLVIKDPATGAAITQLSHNDAGSVQLLSLPSSISPIFCQFEFSQIFSWNMLVVVFTFLFVDMFDTMGTIIGVHQGAGLVERDEVEGMEQMFMADSVATVAGACLGTSTTTTYVESAAGVGAGGRTGLTAFATAVCFALALFFSPIFLSIPSAATAPALVIVGVMMMPSIKRIHWDDYCKSIPAFLTIIMMPVAYSISDGILIGVIAYVITHAIAGRVKEISVPMWVLAVLFILRYIFI; via the coding sequence ATGGCTAACTTCCTGAACAAGGCTTTCGGCTTCGAGGCCGGCAAGCATAGTGTGCGTACCGAGATCATCGCCGGTATCACCACGTTCCTGACGATGGCCTACATCCTGGCCGTCAACCCCAACATCTTCAGCGCCCTGGACGGCATGCCGGGCGGCGCCGTCTTCACGTCGACGGCCCTGGCCGCCATCATCGGTACGCTGGTGATGGCCATCTATGCCAAGAAACCGTTCGCCCTCGCCCCGGGCATGGGCCTGAACGCCTTCTTCGTCTACACGGTCTGCCTGACGATGGGCTACTCCTGGCAGTTCGCCCTGACGGCGGTCCTGCTCGAGGGTATCCTCTTCATCATCCTGACGCTCACCAAGGTCCGCACCTGGCTGCTGAATGCCATTCCGGGCACGCTCAAGAAGGCCATCGGTGCCGGTATCGGCCTCTTCATCGCCTTCATCGGCCTGCAGAACTCCGGGATCATCGTCAACTCCGACGCCACGCTCGTGACCCTCGGCGACATCACCCACGGCACGGCGCTGGTCGCCATCATCGGCCTGATGATCACGGCCGGCCTGGTGATGCTCAAGGTCAAGGGCGGCATCCTGATCGGTATCATCGTCACCACGCTCATCGGCCTGGTGATCAAGGATCCCGCCACGGGCGCTGCCATCACCCAGCTGTCGCACAACGACGCCGGTTCCGTCCAGCTCCTGTCCCTGCCTTCCAGCATTTCCCCGATCTTCTGCCAGTTCGAGTTCTCCCAGATCTTCAGCTGGAACATGCTCGTGGTCGTGTTCACCTTCCTGTTCGTCGACATGTTCGACACGATGGGCACGATCATCGGCGTCCACCAGGGTGCCGGTCTGGTCGAGCGTGACGAGGTCGAGGGCATGGAGCAGATGTTCATGGCAGACTCCGTCGCCACCGTGGCCGGTGCCTGCCTCGGTACCTCCACCACCACGACCTACGTCGAGAGCGCCGCGGGCGTCGGCGCCGGCGGCCGCACCGGCCTCACGGCTTTCGCCACGGCCGTGTGCTTCGCCCTCGCGCTGTTCTTCTCGCCGATCTTCCTCTCCATCCCGAGCGCCGCTACGGCTCCCGCGCTGGTGATCGTCGGCGTGATGATGATGCCTTCCATCAAGCGCATCCACTGGGACGACTACTGCAAGAGCATCCCGGCCTTCCTGACCATCATCATGATGCCGGTTGCCTACAGCATCTCCGACGGTATCCTGATCGGCGTGATCGCCTACGTGATCACCCACGCCATCGCTGGCCGCGTCAAGGAAATCTCCGTCCCGATGTGGGTCCTGGCCGTCCTCTTCATCTTGCGCTACATCTTCATCTAG
- a CDS encoding adenine phosphoribosyltransferase: protein MSVENLKANLRTVPDFPVKGILFWDVSTMFKNAACLRELDDILYELYKDKGITKVVGMESRGFVMGPSLAVRLGAGFVMARKPGKLPADTLSETYDKEYGHDTIEIHRDAITPDDVVLIHDDLLATGGTVAAAARLVGQFHPKKTLINFIIEIEELNGRAKLPAGVEVDSVIKV from the coding sequence ATGAGTGTTGAAAATTTGAAAGCCAACCTCCGGACCGTTCCGGATTTCCCTGTGAAGGGCATTTTGTTTTGGGATGTGAGCACCATGTTCAAGAACGCAGCGTGTCTGCGCGAGCTGGACGACATCCTCTACGAACTCTACAAGGACAAGGGCATCACCAAGGTGGTGGGCATGGAGTCCCGCGGATTCGTGATGGGGCCGTCCCTGGCCGTCCGCCTGGGCGCCGGATTCGTGATGGCGCGCAAGCCGGGCAAACTTCCCGCCGACACGCTCAGCGAGACCTATGACAAGGAATACGGTCACGACACCATCGAGATCCACCGCGATGCGATCACGCCCGACGACGTGGTCCTGATCCACGACGACCTCCTCGCCACAGGCGGCACGGTCGCCGCCGCAGCCCGCCTGGTGGGGCAGTTCCATCCCAAGAAGACGCTGATCAACTTCATCATCGAGATCGAGGAGCTGAACGGCCGCGCGAAGCTGCCTGCCGGAGTGGAAGTGGATTCCGTGATCAAGGTTTGA
- a CDS encoding ribonuclease R: MLIFVMIMQKRSSKGRKTSPRKRSGASKKECPMFVGRVQMTREGYIFVIIDGQDDDVFVKAPKTRHALHGDTVRVAVTRQKAGDKRREGEVVEILERSQKPFVGYYHTVGAQAWVLMQSKTMPYDIQVDAEAAAALGAQAGMKVAAVVDHWERREPGPWGHLTDVLGVPGDNDTEMHAILAEFNLPYRFDPEVENAADKISDEITEADLKGRKDFRNTFTFTIDPADAKDFDDALSFKPLPNGNYEVGVHIADVSYYVRPGSPVDKEARERGTSVYLVDRTVPMLPEKLCNKLCSLRPHEEKLVFSAVFEMTPKAEIRSRWIGRAVINSDYRLNYDQAQEIIEEKATDAEPKLVEAIQTLHKLATILKQNERKNGAIDFDRPEMKVEVDEKGKPVRVYQKISKEANWLIEEFMLLANRTVAEFVATGGQMNGVPQKNAKTFVYRVHGEPNEIKLENLYTFAKGFGYRIPTEQQGGHATAKTLNQLLESAKGKPEFAALENLALRAMAKACYSTDNIGHYGLAFKFYTHFTSPIRRYPDLMVHRLLALYLDGAESRKKDKFEEECRYASERELVAADAERTSTKYKLVEFMMDKIGEEYDGHVSGITEWGMYVEIEPTKIEGMISVRDIKSDFYEFDEPRYRLVGKRRHKQFCLGDPVRIKVKSANLEQRLLDYELVEPAAPAEQASEVGREETGAPVAPVARKRKRR; the protein is encoded by the coding sequence ATGCTTATCTTTGTGATGATTATGCAGAAAAGAAGTAGTAAAGGCCGGAAGACATCCCCGAGAAAGAGATCCGGCGCCAGCAAGAAAGAGTGTCCGATGTTCGTCGGACGCGTGCAGATGACCCGCGAAGGGTACATCTTCGTCATCATCGACGGCCAGGACGACGATGTCTTCGTCAAGGCCCCCAAGACCCGCCACGCGCTGCACGGCGACACCGTGCGCGTGGCCGTCACCCGGCAGAAGGCCGGGGACAAGCGCCGCGAAGGCGAGGTGGTCGAGATCCTCGAGCGCTCGCAGAAGCCTTTCGTGGGCTATTACCATACCGTCGGGGCCCAGGCCTGGGTCCTGATGCAGAGCAAGACGATGCCCTACGACATCCAGGTGGACGCCGAAGCGGCCGCGGCCCTCGGCGCGCAGGCCGGGATGAAGGTCGCGGCGGTCGTGGACCACTGGGAGCGGCGAGAGCCGGGTCCCTGGGGGCACCTGACCGACGTGCTCGGCGTGCCGGGAGACAACGATACCGAGATGCACGCCATCCTGGCGGAGTTCAACCTCCCCTACCGTTTCGATCCCGAGGTGGAGAACGCCGCCGACAAGATTTCCGACGAGATCACGGAAGCCGACCTCAAGGGTCGCAAGGATTTCCGCAATACGTTTACTTTCACCATCGACCCGGCGGACGCCAAGGATTTCGACGACGCGCTGTCGTTCAAGCCGCTGCCCAACGGCAACTACGAGGTCGGCGTGCACATCGCCGACGTGTCTTATTACGTGCGTCCCGGCTCGCCCGTGGACAAGGAGGCCCGCGAGCGCGGCACATCCGTCTATCTGGTGGACCGCACGGTCCCGATGCTTCCGGAGAAGCTCTGCAACAAGCTCTGCTCGCTGCGCCCGCACGAGGAGAAGCTGGTCTTCTCGGCGGTCTTCGAGATGACGCCCAAGGCCGAGATCCGCTCGCGCTGGATCGGCCGCGCCGTCATCAACTCCGACTACCGCCTCAACTACGACCAGGCGCAGGAGATCATCGAAGAGAAGGCCACGGACGCCGAGCCGAAGCTCGTCGAGGCCATCCAGACGCTGCACAAGCTGGCGACGATCCTGAAGCAGAACGAGCGGAAGAACGGCGCCATCGACTTCGACCGTCCCGAGATGAAGGTCGAGGTGGACGAGAAGGGCAAGCCGGTCCGCGTCTATCAGAAGATATCCAAGGAGGCCAACTGGCTGATCGAGGAGTTCATGCTCCTGGCCAACCGCACGGTGGCCGAATTCGTGGCCACGGGCGGCCAGATGAACGGCGTGCCGCAGAAGAACGCCAAGACCTTCGTCTACCGCGTCCACGGCGAGCCCAACGAGATCAAGCTCGAGAACCTCTACACCTTCGCCAAGGGCTTCGGCTACCGCATCCCGACCGAGCAGCAGGGCGGCCACGCCACGGCCAAGACCCTCAACCAGCTCCTCGAGTCCGCCAAGGGCAAGCCCGAATTCGCCGCCCTGGAGAACCTCGCCCTGCGGGCGATGGCCAAGGCCTGCTACAGCACCGACAACATCGGCCACTACGGCCTGGCGTTCAAGTTCTACACGCACTTCACTTCCCCGATCCGCCGCTACCCCGACCTGATGGTCCACCGCCTGCTGGCGCTCTATCTGGACGGCGCGGAGAGCCGCAAGAAGGACAAATTCGAGGAGGAATGCCGCTACGCCTCCGAGCGCGAGCTCGTGGCCGCGGACGCCGAGCGCACCTCCACGAAATACAAGCTCGTGGAGTTCATGATGGACAAGATCGGAGAGGAATACGACGGACACGTGTCCGGCATCACCGAATGGGGCATGTACGTCGAGATCGAGCCGACCAAGATCGAGGGCATGATCTCCGTGCGCGACATCAAGTCCGACTTCTACGAATTCGACGAGCCGCGGTATCGGCTCGTCGGAAAACGTCGTCACAAGCAATTCTGCCTGGGTGATCCTGTGCGGATCAAGGTCAAGAGCGCCAACCTGGAGCAGCGCCTGCTCGACTACGAACTCGTCGAGCCCGCGGCTCCGGCGGAGCAGGCATCAGAGGTGGGTCGTGAGGAAACGGGCGCTCCCGTCGCGCCCGTCGCCCGGAAGCGGAAGCGCAGATAA
- a CDS encoding mannose-6-phosphate isomerase, type 1, with translation MYKFTPILKTLVWGTESWVLSGVPGDESVVAEGPEAGKKITEIYPGQFPLLIKFIDTKQDLSVQVHPDDKLAMARYGLNGKTEMWYVIDAAPGASLMSGLKESITPDDYVRLVEEDRITDVLAKHAVAPGDVFFLPAGRIHAIGGGCFLAEIQQTSDLTYRIYDYGRLGLDGKPRQLHTQEAKDAIDYRVYPEYRTKYRMQRDAAVELVRCPYFTTELFELTREMTIPGRAGDDKGFLIVIGVSGQVRLRTAQDETVLSPGEAVLVPAADGALSALPLPGDGRDGSARFLTTHL, from the coding sequence ATGTATAAATTCACGCCAATACTCAAGACGTTGGTCTGGGGCACGGAGAGCTGGGTGCTCTCCGGTGTCCCGGGCGACGAATCGGTGGTGGCGGAAGGCCCCGAAGCGGGCAAGAAGATCACCGAAATCTACCCCGGTCAGTTCCCACTGCTGATCAAATTCATCGACACCAAGCAGGACCTGAGTGTCCAGGTGCATCCCGACGACAAGCTGGCGATGGCCCGGTACGGCCTCAACGGCAAGACGGAGATGTGGTATGTGATCGACGCCGCGCCCGGCGCCAGCCTGATGTCCGGCCTGAAGGAAAGCATCACCCCGGACGATTATGTCCGCCTGGTGGAGGAAGACCGCATCACCGACGTGCTCGCAAAGCATGCCGTCGCGCCCGGCGACGTCTTCTTCCTGCCGGCCGGCCGCATCCACGCCATCGGCGGCGGATGCTTCCTGGCCGAGATCCAGCAGACCTCCGACCTCACCTACCGCATCTATGATTATGGCCGCCTCGGCCTGGACGGCAAACCGCGCCAGCTGCACACGCAGGAGGCGAAGGATGCGATCGACTATCGGGTGTATCCGGAATACCGGACGAAATACCGGATGCAGCGCGATGCGGCCGTGGAGCTGGTGCGCTGCCCGTATTTCACCACGGAGCTCTTCGAGCTCACGCGGGAAATGACAATCCCCGGCCGGGCCGGGGATGACAAAGGATTCTTGATCGTGATCGGCGTGTCCGGGCAGGTTCGGCTGCGCACGGCGCAGGACGAGACCGTCCTTTCGCCCGGCGAAGCCGTGCTCGTGCCGGCGGCCGACGGCGCCTTATCTGCGCTTCCGCTTCCGGGCGACGGGCGCGACGGGAGCGCCCGTTTCCTCACGACCCACCTCTGA
- a CDS encoding phosphoglycerate mutase translates to MILDGWGEGKHDYSNAIWAQGTPVIDGLRAKYPAGHLQACGEYVGLPDGQMGNSEVGHMNLGAGRVVYQDLVKINMAVRDHKFLDNPEIKAVYDYVKNSGKKLHLMGLTSAGGVHSSLEHVYEFLRVAKEYGLDQVYVHAFMDGRDTDPRSGKGFLQELEQKMAETTGKIATVCGRFYAMDRDKRWARVKEAYDLLVEGKGAAFESAIDGIQASYDADVTDEFVKPIVITKDGAPLARIEEGDAIIFYNFRNDRARELTSVLTQKDMPEEGMHTLPLYYCCLTPYDASFTGVHILFDKELVNDTLGETVSKAGKRQLRIAETEKYAHVTFFFNGGRELQFEGEDRILVNSPKVPTYDLLPQMSAPEVAEKLIDAINTDKEDLIILNFANGDMVGHTGVYTAVTKTVECIDKLVGKVVEAAIAHDYVVLLTADHGNADYEVNPDGTPNTAHSLNTVQFVVMNAGDEVKTVKDGALCNVAPTILKLMGIPQPAAMTAEPLI, encoded by the coding sequence ATGATCCTCGACGGTTGGGGCGAGGGCAAACACGATTATTCCAATGCCATCTGGGCGCAGGGCACGCCGGTGATCGACGGCCTGCGCGCCAAATATCCCGCCGGCCACCTGCAGGCCTGCGGCGAGTATGTCGGCCTGCCCGACGGGCAGATGGGTAACTCCGAGGTCGGTCACATGAATCTCGGCGCCGGCCGCGTGGTGTACCAGGACCTCGTCAAGATCAACATGGCGGTCCGTGACCACAAATTCCTCGACAACCCCGAGATCAAGGCTGTCTATGACTACGTCAAGAACTCCGGCAAGAAGCTCCACCTGATGGGCCTCACCTCCGCCGGCGGCGTGCATTCCTCCCTGGAGCACGTCTATGAGTTCCTCCGCGTCGCCAAGGAGTACGGCCTGGACCAGGTCTATGTCCACGCCTTCATGGACGGCCGCGACACCGACCCGCGCAGCGGCAAGGGCTTCCTGCAGGAGCTCGAGCAGAAGATGGCCGAGACCACGGGCAAGATCGCTACCGTGTGCGGCCGCTTCTACGCGATGGACCGCGACAAGCGCTGGGCCCGCGTCAAGGAGGCCTACGACCTGCTCGTAGAGGGCAAGGGCGCGGCTTTCGAGTCCGCCATCGACGGCATCCAGGCGTCCTACGACGCCGACGTGACCGACGAGTTCGTCAAGCCGATCGTCATCACCAAGGACGGCGCGCCCCTCGCCAGGATCGAAGAGGGCGACGCCATCATCTTCTACAACTTCCGCAACGACCGCGCCCGTGAGCTCACTTCCGTGCTCACGCAGAAGGATATGCCGGAAGAGGGCATGCACACCCTCCCGCTCTACTACTGCTGCCTCACGCCGTACGACGCCTCCTTCACCGGTGTCCACATCCTCTTCGACAAGGAGTTGGTGAACGACACCCTGGGCGAGACGGTCTCCAAGGCCGGCAAGCGCCAGCTGCGCATCGCCGAGACGGAGAAATACGCCCACGTGACCTTCTTCTTCAACGGCGGCCGCGAGCTGCAGTTCGAGGGTGAGGACCGCATCCTGGTCAATTCCCCGAAGGTCCCGACCTACGACCTCCTGCCGCAGATGAGCGCTCCCGAGGTGGCCGAGAAGCTGATCGACGCCATCAACACCGACAAGGAGGACCTCATCATCCTGAACTTCGCCAACGGCGACATGGTGGGCCATACCGGCGTCTACACCGCCGTCACCAAGACGGTCGAGTGCATCGACAAGCTCGTCGGCAAGGTGGTCGAGGCGGCCATCGCCCACGACTACGTCGTCCTGCTGACCGCCGACCACGGCAACGCCGACTATGAGGTCAACCCGGACGGTACGCCCAACACGGCCCACTCCCTCAACACCGTGCAGTTCGTCGTGATGAACGCCGGCGACGAGGTGAAGACCGTCAAGGACGGCGCCCTGTGCAACGTGGCGCCGACCATCCTCAAGCTGATGGGCATCCCGCAGCCTGCGGCGATGACGGCCGAACCGCTCATCTAA
- a CDS encoding peptidyl-dipeptidase Dcp: protein MKRIIASAAIVLAMTACQNNRTNPFLTEWDTPYGIPPFEQILPSDFIPAVKAGIEQQNAEIDAITANPDAPTFENTIAPLELSGSILAKVTGVFYNITETDRTDALAAIEDEFISLMSEHENNLSFNKALYNRIAAVYHADQSGLTREQQMALKKHFDGFEREGIGLPEEQQARLRQINADIAAKTQKIGNNILAESNDFLEKFGFSVAAYPDKMTTTEDRELRRQYNEAYTSRGHRGNEYDNRQLLLEVLDLRAEKARILGYPNAAAYILSNKMAGTPETVDNFLAGIMKAAVAKSKAELADMQAVMDQDVKAGKLPAGSRIEPWDWWYYAEKVRKAKYDLDESLTKPYFQIDSVVNGIFTNAHILYGVNFERLEDVPVYNPQVRAYKVTAEDGSLLGIFTTDYKPRASKRGGAWMNNVREQYVDADGNEVRPIIVNVCNFSDDQLSIDDVETAFHEFGHALHGLLTKCHYASVSGTNVTRDFVEMFSQFNENWAFRPEMLARYAKNAQGETIPAELVQKILAAKKFNQGFMTSELCAASILDMRWHELSSTKGVDIDAFEKQIADEIGLIPEITFRYRSTYFNHIFSSGYAAGYYGYLWSEVLDKDAFSIFAASPDGPYDLALAKKFKETFLEKGGSEEPMTLYKSFAGREPDNTAALRARGLID from the coding sequence AACCCGGACGCGCCGACCTTCGAGAACACCATCGCGCCGCTGGAGCTCTCCGGCAGCATCCTCGCCAAGGTCACGGGCGTGTTCTACAACATCACCGAGACCGACCGCACCGACGCGCTGGCCGCCATCGAAGACGAGTTCATCTCGCTGATGAGCGAGCACGAGAACAACCTCTCGTTCAACAAGGCGCTCTACAACCGCATCGCGGCCGTCTATCACGCCGACCAGAGCGGCCTGACCCGCGAGCAGCAGATGGCGCTCAAGAAGCATTTCGACGGCTTCGAGCGCGAGGGCATCGGCCTGCCGGAGGAGCAGCAGGCCCGCCTGCGCCAGATCAACGCCGACATCGCCGCCAAGACGCAGAAGATCGGCAACAACATCCTGGCCGAGTCCAACGACTTCCTGGAGAAGTTCGGCTTCAGCGTGGCCGCCTATCCCGACAAGATGACCACCACGGAGGACCGCGAGCTGCGTCGCCAGTACAACGAGGCCTACACTTCCCGCGGCCACCGCGGCAATGAATACGACAACCGCCAGCTCCTGCTGGAGGTGCTCGACCTGCGCGCCGAGAAGGCCCGGATCCTGGGCTATCCTAATGCGGCCGCCTATATCCTGTCCAACAAGATGGCCGGCACCCCGGAGACGGTGGACAACTTCCTCGCCGGCATCATGAAGGCCGCCGTGGCCAAGTCCAAGGCGGAGCTCGCCGACATGCAGGCCGTGATGGACCAGGACGTCAAGGCGGGCAAGCTGCCGGCCGGCTCCAGGATCGAGCCCTGGGACTGGTGGTACTACGCCGAGAAGGTCCGCAAGGCCAAATACGACCTGGACGAGTCGCTGACCAAGCCTTACTTCCAGATCGACAGCGTGGTCAACGGCATCTTCACCAACGCGCACATCCTCTACGGCGTCAACTTCGAACGCCTCGAGGACGTCCCCGTGTACAATCCGCAGGTCCGCGCCTACAAGGTCACGGCCGAGGACGGTTCCCTGCTGGGCATCTTCACGACCGACTATAAGCCCCGCGCCAGCAAGCGCGGCGGCGCGTGGATGAACAACGTCCGCGAGCAGTATGTCGACGCCGACGGCAACGAAGTCCGCCCGATCATCGTCAACGTCTGCAATTTCTCCGACGACCAGCTCTCCATCGACGACGTCGAGACGGCCTTCCACGAGTTCGGCCACGCCCTGCACGGGCTGCTGACGAAGTGCCACTACGCTTCGGTGAGCGGCACCAACGTCACCCGCGACTTCGTGGAGATGTTCTCCCAGTTCAACGAGAACTGGGCCTTCCGGCCCGAAATGCTCGCCCGCTACGCCAAGAACGCGCAGGGCGAGACCATCCCCGCGGAGCTCGTCCAGAAGATCCTGGCCGCCAAGAAGTTCAACCAGGGCTTCATGACATCGGAGCTCTGCGCCGCCTCCATCCTCGACATGCGCTGGCATGAGCTGTCTTCGACGAAGGGTGTCGACATCGACGCCTTCGAGAAGCAGATCGCCGACGAGATCGGCCTGATCCCGGAGATCACCTTCCGCTACCGTTCGACCTACTTCAACCACATCTTCTCCAGCGGCTATGCCGCCGGCTACTATGGTTACCTGTGGTCCGAGGTGCTCGACAAGGACGCCTTCAGCATCTTCGCCGCTTCGCCCGACGGTCCGTACGACCTCGCGCTCGCGAAGAAGTTCAAGGAGACCTTCCTGGAGAAGGGCGGCTCCGAGGAGCCGATGACGCTCTACAAGAGCTTCGCCGGCCGCGAGCCGGACAACACGGCCGCCCTCCGCGCCCGTGGCCTGATCGACTAG